From one Pseudoliparis swirei isolate HS2019 ecotype Mariana Trench chromosome 5, NWPU_hadal_v1, whole genome shotgun sequence genomic stretch:
- the st3gal3a gene encoding ST3 beta-galactoside alpha-2,3-sialyltransferase 3a isoform X2 codes for MGVRSAVYDQQGFILKLDGVSMPLELMYKYGNLSEGACKPGFAAAKMTAIYPKFTKLAPMFLDPNYKRFFKIGDYSPPFGVKAQEKIIDILLSATKSYGLGEELDSANCKTCIVVGNGGILANRSLGQRIDEFDVVVRLNEAPVRGFERDVGSKTTMRITYPEGAIQKTERYEAQSLFVLSAFKDLDFKWLRHMVFNQRLRSTDGFWKSVARYVPRDPVDMRILNPYFIQEASFKLIGLPHNNGQMGRGNIPTLGTVAITMALHNCDEVAVAGFGYNMSTPHAPLHYYEKIRMVAIKESWTHNISREKEFLLKLVKAGVIQDLTNGICGAGC; via the exons ATGGGAGTAAGATCTGCTG TGTATGACCAACAAGGGTTCATTCTAAAGCTGGATGGTGTTAGTAT GCCGTTGGAGCTGATGTACAAGTATGGCAATCTAAGCGAGGGGGCCTGTAAGCCTGGTTTTGCAGCTGCCAAGATGACAGCCATTTATCCAAA GTTCACCAAACTGGCACCGATGTTCCTCGACCCAAACTACAAACGATTTTTTAAGATCGGTGATTACTCACCCCCATTTGGTGTCAAAGCACAAG AGAAGATCATAGATATTCTCCTATCTGCTACTAAGAGCTATGGCCTTGGTGAAGAACTCGACAG CGCGAACTGTAAGACCTGCATCGTCGTGGGCAACGGAGGGATCCTGGCCAACAGGTCCCTGGGACAGAGGATCGATGAGTTCGATGTGGTGGTCAG GTTGAACGAGGCTCCGGTGAGGGGCTTCGAGAGAGACGTCGGCTCCAAGACCACCATGAGGATCACCTACCCAGAGGGGGCGATCCAAAAGACGGAGCGCTATGAGGCTCAGTCCCTGTTCGTCCTCTCCGCCTTTAAAGATCTGGACTTCAAGTGGCTCCGACACATGGTCTTCAACCAGAGGCTG CGCAGCACTGATGGGTTCTGGAAGTCGGTGGCCAGGTACGTTCCGAGGGACCCCGTGGACATGCGCATCCTGAACCCCTACTTCATCCAGGAGGCCTCCTTCAAGCTCATTGGCCTACCTCACAACAACGGACAGATGGGCAGAGGG aATATTCCGACCCTGGGGACGGTCGCCATAACGATGGCCCTTCATAACTGTGATGAAGTAGCGGTGGCTGGATTCGGCTACAACATGAGCACCCCCCACGCCCCTCTGCACTACTACGAGAAGATCAGAATGGTGGCCATCAAAGAG TCCTGGACCCACAACATATCGAGAGAGAAGGAGTTCCTGCTGAAGCTGGTGAAGGCTGGAGTCATCCAAGACTTGACCAACGGGATCTGCGGTGCGGGATGCTGA
- the st3gal3a gene encoding ST3 beta-galactoside alpha-2,3-sialyltransferase 3a isoform X3 — translation MPLELMYKYGNLSEGACKPGFAAAKMTAIYPKFTKLAPMFLDPNYKRFFKIGDYSPPFGVKAQEKIIDILLSATKSYGLGEELDSANCKTCIVVGNGGILANRSLGQRIDEFDVVVRLNEAPVRGFERDVGSKTTMRITYPEGAIQKTERYEAQSLFVLSAFKDLDFKWLRHMVFNQRLRSTDGFWKSVARYVPRDPVDMRILNPYFIQEASFKLIGLPHNNGQMGRGNIPTLGTVAITMALHNCDEVAVAGFGYNMSTPHAPLHYYEKIRMVAIKESWTHNISREKEFLLKLVKAGVIQDLTNGICGAGC, via the exons AT GCCGTTGGAGCTGATGTACAAGTATGGCAATCTAAGCGAGGGGGCCTGTAAGCCTGGTTTTGCAGCTGCCAAGATGACAGCCATTTATCCAAA GTTCACCAAACTGGCACCGATGTTCCTCGACCCAAACTACAAACGATTTTTTAAGATCGGTGATTACTCACCCCCATTTGGTGTCAAAGCACAAG AGAAGATCATAGATATTCTCCTATCTGCTACTAAGAGCTATGGCCTTGGTGAAGAACTCGACAG CGCGAACTGTAAGACCTGCATCGTCGTGGGCAACGGAGGGATCCTGGCCAACAGGTCCCTGGGACAGAGGATCGATGAGTTCGATGTGGTGGTCAG GTTGAACGAGGCTCCGGTGAGGGGCTTCGAGAGAGACGTCGGCTCCAAGACCACCATGAGGATCACCTACCCAGAGGGGGCGATCCAAAAGACGGAGCGCTATGAGGCTCAGTCCCTGTTCGTCCTCTCCGCCTTTAAAGATCTGGACTTCAAGTGGCTCCGACACATGGTCTTCAACCAGAGGCTG CGCAGCACTGATGGGTTCTGGAAGTCGGTGGCCAGGTACGTTCCGAGGGACCCCGTGGACATGCGCATCCTGAACCCCTACTTCATCCAGGAGGCCTCCTTCAAGCTCATTGGCCTACCTCACAACAACGGACAGATGGGCAGAGGG aATATTCCGACCCTGGGGACGGTCGCCATAACGATGGCCCTTCATAACTGTGATGAAGTAGCGGTGGCTGGATTCGGCTACAACATGAGCACCCCCCACGCCCCTCTGCACTACTACGAGAAGATCAGAATGGTGGCCATCAAAGAG TCCTGGACCCACAACATATCGAGAGAGAAGGAGTTCCTGCTGAAGCTGGTGAAGGCTGGAGTCATCCAAGACTTGACCAACGGGATCTGCGGTGCGGGATGCTGA